The genomic stretch CTCTCTTAACTAAGATGCAACTAAAAGTCACTAGCTAATAGCAACAGAGATGCGACTAAAAGTCACTGGCTAATAGCAACAAAGATGCAACAAAAGGTCACCAGCTAGCAGCTAGAACGACCAATGCCTAACAAGAAAGTTTCCATGAGAATGGAAGTGGCTTCAGCCATCAAGATATAACAGTTGATAGCAGCTTTTACTCCTAGATTACCAAGCATCTGGATAAGCAACAATACATGACCAGCACAAGTAAGCATTTCACCATGGAAATTGTCAAACCCAAAGCATGCAAACAAACAGTTTCTAACTCAGGATTGCACTTAAAAAATCTGTGATAATTAACCGACTAAAGTAAGATCCCTTATCATCTGCCAGATGAAAAGATCAACGACAAATGTCAGAAACCACATTTGCTTGAACAGCTCTAATTACAAGCTCAACTATTGCATGAGCAGCTGTATGCTCACAGCTGCCCGGTCAAAAATACAAGAAAACACATGCCAGGGATTAGCCCCACCAATGAATACTCACACTCAGCATGCAATCCGCTAGATTTCCAATCACAGCAGTTTCGCATAAGACGTTAACAGACAGCACAATGATTGCAGAACGCAAGGAATAGAACAATAACAAATAGTCAAGTGATAAGAACAGAAATTAGACGCAGCAGCATAATAATAGCCAGAGACAGGCAGAGGTGGATCACGTAGTCTTCACACATATTATTACCATGGCAACGGAAAGTGCATAGACGAACAGGTGCTTGCGACAAGTCCCCAACTCACTAGATTCATTAAGCCACTAACCAGCGGAAACGTAAATCCATCCATACCACTACTATAGTCTGGTAACAACAGCGCCACGGCAGAAGAGGGTTATCCAGTCTCGTATCAAGCCATAGAGGTGGAGCAGAGCAAAACTTCCGGCGCGTCACAGCAGCAGATTACCTCTTGAGGTGGAGGAGAAGGACCGCGatggcggccgtggcggcggcccCAGCAGCTGCCGCGGCGGCCACGGTGGCGTGGGACGCCAGCAGCCCGTCGTTGGCCGAGGGAGCGgcggtctcctcctcctcatcctcctccttgtctGCAGCGGCGGAGGCCTTGAGCGCCTTGATCTCCTCCTCGAGGGCGAGCTTCTCCTGGTGCGCGGTGGCCAGCGCCCCGCCGAGGCCCGGGCCGTCGGCGCCGCGGTcggaggcgtcggcggcggcgaggaggccctGGAGGCGCTTGACGTCGGTGCGGAGGGCGgcggcctggccctcggcgtcggcggcggcgcgctcggcCGCGGCGATGTCGTCCCGGGCCTTGGCCACCTGCATCTCGAGGCGGGCCGCCTCCGCGGAGAGGAAGCCGTTCTCgtggcgcgcggcggcgagcCTCTCCTCCAGGTCGCGCTTGGCCTCGCGGAGCGCGTCCATCTCGCCCACGTCGTAGGCGGCGGCCTTGGTGCCGGCCCCGTTGGTgagcggcggcggctggccgaaGTCGAAGTCGaactccgcggcggcggcggtcggggaGGCGAAGGTCTCCTCGCCGTTCTCCATCTCCAAACCCTTCCGCTGTCTCGGTCGCGCCGCGTGTGCCGTGAGGTGGGCTGGGCTGGGTGGAAATGGAAAAAGGCGAATACGAGTTCGAAAACGAGAGGCGCCTCGGGGAATATATGCTGGCTCCGAGAGCCAAATTCCCCAATGTTCCGATCGGACGGCCCAGATGAAGTTATGCAGATCGGACGGCTGGTGTGGGGCGACGGAGTGGGAAGCCAGGGTTGCGTTATATCCACGGGGAGAAAAGCAGAGCGGCGACGGCTCGGCTCGATTCCATCTCCCCTTTCCTCCTGGCCCCTCGCCGCGGAGTCCAGTGCGCTCCAGTGAGGAGGAGCGAGGCGCGGCCTCCGGCGAGCACCATGGTAAGATCCGGCGTCCTCGATCCCGTTACTTAGTTGGCTGTGGAGCGATCTCGACCTGCGCGAGCCCTTAGATCTTAGGGTTTTTAGATATGTTAGTGGAGCAAAAACAATCTGCTCCGCCTGGTATCGGACTGCGTTGGTATGTGGTTGCTGGTGTTGATCTCGTGTTCCATGCTTGATGTCTACCGCGGATTCAGTTGATACTGATTTTGGTTACTAGTACAGAAAGCCTGTCTACAACTGAAGATACGCTCGGTGTTTGCAGTAGAGATAGAGAGATTGATATTTAGGGATTCTTGTGATTTTTCTGCTCCTTGATTAGAAGCTGAGTAAGAAACACTGAAGAGTTTGCCGGCTTGCAAATTTTGGCGTTGTTTTGAGTTCATCTTAGAGGGCCGACCTGATTTCCTAGTTGGTATTTATTTATATCATAATATCAAACGACAGAAGGCCTGAAGGCTGGTAAGTGGCCAAACTGCAGTACCAGTTGGAATTGATTTGCATTCATGGAAGCCGATCGGCTAATCTAACAAATTGTTGGATCAGCAGCATCTTGAGTCTGACAGTGCTATTTTGTGTTAACATAACTTCAGGAGTTGCATTAGCGGTACTCCATCTGATGATACACGCATATTTCTTCATAGAAATTAGCTCTTCAAATTACTCCTTTCAGACGAAGTATAGGCTGTTATAATAGTTAGATGTCATGCTAGCTTAAAACCTAGACTGGTTAGGTGCATTGATCTGTTTTAACTACAGACCAATAGCTTATGGTATATGAAACATATCGATTGCTCATCTTCGACATAGTGTTGTTAGTACAATAGGAAGGGAAACATTTTGGTTATTGTGTAGAACACGATAATTTGTCTGTAAGACTGCAGAAAATGTAGGGTTTGTTGGGTAATTCATACGCTTAAAATATTATATTAACTCTATCCATACTAGTATTGTTGTATTGGTCTACTAGAGTACCATCTGATGAAACCAAGATTCTTTTTGCTAGGCTGACCATGACCCAGAGCTGGAAGCCATCAGGCAGAGGCGAATGCAAGAGCTAATGGGACAGCGTGGCGGGGTAAGTTACTGAAGTGCATGGTGGAAGTTGAGCCTTTACTAACAATTGCGTATTTTTTCTTGATTGACTGACTGAAATCTATGTTTAACTTTGTAATTAGGCAAATCCACAAAATGCAGGGCAACAAAAGGCTCAGGAAGAGGCAAAGCAGTATGGTCCTTTAGTCCACAATATTCCCATGATTCTGTTATCATTTGCTTAAGTTATGTCATGTGAAGATCTAGGAAACACTGAGCTGACTTTGTATCTCACTCTCAACCAGGGAAGCTGAGGAACGCCGACAGATGATGCTTGCTCAGATACTGTCTTCTGAAGCTAGAGAGAGGCGTAAGTTTTCTGAACAAGCCAGATCTCATAATAATCTCCCTGTAAACAATATGGATACCTTTACGTGTTTCAGAAAAGTGTGTCTAGTTCTGTAAGTAGTTTCCTTAGGGCGGCAATGTTCGGAGATGATGCTAGGCTGGAAAATAAGCACAAGTTTATTCTTTAAAGTGTCATAATTGAAGGGGAACTACAATTTAATACATCTGAATTCTGTAAAATTGGCAGTCTCCCGCATTGCTCTGGTCAAGCCTGATAAAGCAAGAGGGGTGGAGGATGTTGTGTTGAGAGCTGCACAAACTGGTGGAATATCTGAAAAGGTAATAAATATGTAGCACGGTCCATGTTTTGTGCCAATAGATTAGGCTGAACTTGCTTTTAACATTGTTGCGTTTTCTGTTCTGTAGGTGTCTGAAGAAAGGCTTATCTCACTTCTGGAGCAAATCAATACCCACACAAGTAAACAAACCAAAGTGACGGTATGTGAATGCAGTGGCTTTGTTGATTCTTAACACAACATATTTGCATAAAAACAGTCACTTCATTGAGGAAATCTACTTTGCTTCCTATAACGGGTTGGATCAGGTTCATTAAAATCTGCTCTAttctgatatagaaagctctcccCATCTGTAATTCTTACAGTGAAACAGAGATGTACGACTAAGAACAATCCAACAGAGATGCAGTCAATTTGATCCCTTCTTTATTGAGTGTCTGTCATGCTAACTCTAGTATATGGTTTAGCAGATATCATGACTTCTTAGAACAATCCAACAAGCTTGCACTCACTTTGATCCCCGTCTTTAATTACTGTATTTCATGCTAACTCCAGTATGGTTAACAGATTCAGAGACGTCGCAGCGTCCTTGACGACGATGATTAGTTGGAAAGCTTGATGTACGACTGTATTGATGGAGTGGATGGGTGCAGCGGCAATTTCTTAATTCAGTAACCGTCAAAACCCGAAACTGTTTGATGAATCTTTGGCTGTATATGATCCAAATGTTATTTGTGGTTTCTGTTTGATAACGGTGAAACTGTTGCATTCGTCTCTTCTAGCCCTGAAACTCTTGGCCACACTCTAggttcttgtggttgatttaTCAAACCTTTCATTGTAATCCAGTAACTTTATTGTGTACTCTTTCATCCTTTTGGTTTCAGCCTTGCTACTATAGTTGGTGGGTTGAATGCGGCTGTTGTGATAGTCCGGGAGTGAGATCCAGACATCCAGTTAGTTTGCAACTTTCTACATCACGCTTGTTTTGGCGTGCATATATCCACATGCACTCTGCCTATAAAAACATGCACCTCCGAGCTCCACTCCTTTCTTGCTTTGCAGCTAGGGGATCAGGAGGGGTGCGCACACTGCCCTCTGGTAATGCGCTTCTTCGCGCATGATCAAGCTTCTTGCTTGGGCTTTCAGCCGTCATGGGTTTTCCGGTTCTTTCTCCTCTTGGAGTCATTTCAGTTAGCCCCTTCCGTGGATGGATGCATACTCCTATCTTCTAGTGGAATGAAAAATGTTCGAAGCTTTGCCGACTGGCATGCATGGCAACAAGGCGTAGGTCATACTCCTACCTTCGGAGGTGTTGCTTGACATGAACTAGTCCACGTAATGCAAGGGAGGTTAGTTTCGTGTTGAAATGTTGACACCTTGGGTGGCGCTGACCACACATGTCGCTTCGTAGGTGTTGCTTGACATGAACTACTCCCGATGATGCACATGGGAGTTAAGTTTCAAGTTTGTATCTTTGAGGTTAGTCCCGGTGATGCATATGGGACTATGGGAGGTTAGTTTCGTACTTTCATGTGCAAGCCCCAGAGGTGTGCTTAGCTTAGTTTTAGCTCCTCGATGAAGCGAGCTTACTCGTCCCTCGCCACGGAGTTAGATGATCTGTGCCTACAGCCTACTAGTCCTAATCTCTGCTAGGTAAATTGGTTAGATTCATACTTTCTTATACATTCTACCAACTCCATGTAGATGTTTAGAGATACGGAGTACTATTTAAGCAGATACATACAAACATCGACATCacgaaataaataaagaaaatgttCCATCAAAGAAGATttgttttatcattaaaaatatgtgTGCAATGTTAAATATTAGAACATTATTTTGACAAGTGCCTACCTTAATACACACAATCATGTTTATATTGCTAATTCCGCTCCTTAAAAGTAAAATAGTATTCACAATAAAATATCAAATTATATATCAAGGCAAAAATATACCTTTAACGTCAAACGAGTAACGATGATATATAAAAATGTAGTATAAATAAATAATTAAAAATTGTTTtaacttgctttgcaacaagaaaTAGAAGTGGATAGACTATTTGGATTTAAGTCAGCTCTAGTTGCTTCTCCTCACCTCAAACTCCAAATTCCTAACGGATAGGGTCGTCACAGTTCGACGGATCATACAAGGCCGTGGAGGAGAACCGAGGGTGACAAGGGCAATGACGAATACAATCACGAACTTGAGGTAACAACAAAGTCGGTGAAGGTACCAACGGGAAGTAGATCCATAGAATATAGACGACAAAGGGTGCCGGAAGAGGTTGTCTTAACTATTATCAACGTAAAGAGGTGGCCTTGTGTTCCGGACTTCCAGTGTGAGTGAAATAGAGGAGACAATCACCATGCTTGGCTACTTTGATGAAAATGTTCCCAAGATGACGTAAGATGAAGAGTTGCCCAAAATGAAAGTTTTCAATCTCAAAATTTGACTGTGAAATTACTCGAATCACTCACGCTTCACAATATTTGGTCTCATTCAAAATCTTAACCATGTATTTGAATTCCAAATGATATACACACCTTCTCCTCATGGCCCAAGTTAAGATCATATAATTTATTTCTTGGTTATTGTAACAGGACAAAGTTCGCCGTGGGCATCAATGTGGATGAAATCAAAGAGAGACATCCATCATGTTTGGGTATCTTAATGGACTTGCCATCGAGAATACATAAAGTGAAGAATTTTCCATCATGAAAGTTTTTATATTATGGAGACAAACCAAATTTATATTGGGACAATCTCAATCTGACGTAATGTAAAATTGACGGTGAAATTACTCAAATCACCCACACTTCACAATATTTTGTCTCGTTCAAAATATATTACTCACATATATAAAATTTATATGCTAATCATATAATCTTGTGACATGATTTAGGATcacatatgtttattttattggTTATTGTCAACAAAAGAGGTCGTCGTCTGTACCGGTCTAGGTGAAATAGAGCAGAGACAATCATAATGCTTGGGTATTTTTATGGACATGCACTCGAGATGATGTGTAACACTAAGAATTTATCAACACAATTTTTTTGAATCCTATCAAGATGGAACAAACTGATTTGGTAACACCTCAATCTGAGGTTATTTATAAGATAGACGGTAAATTTGGTCCAATCAATCACACTTGACAATATTTGGCTTCGTTCAAAATGTGACCTCGAGAATACATCATGATAGGTGTATTAGATATATAGACGAAAGTGCAAAGAAGCCCAGGGCCACGCGCCAAGTTCATGCGGCCAACATGGGGTGGTAGCTCCCCAAAACTATGCCTACTCTCCACGGGCTCTGAAAAGCCAAAGCTATTAGTACGAAAAAAGTCTAGCTAGACACCATCGCTCGAACTCCTCTTTGATCTTCGTCTTGATCGCCAGGACAGCCGGGCTAGCAGCATTGAAGATCACATCATTCATGTGTCTCTCGATGCACCAAAAGGCAAGAATGATCGCAGTCCAAAGTTTCTGTTGCACAGAACCCTAGCATTGTCTCGAGATCCTCCAACTAACCAAGTCAGAATATGTCGCATGTATCCAATCTGGCTTACCCCAGCGAGCAAGAACCCAAGCGCAGACCTCGCGAGCCACCACCCAACCTAGAAGTAGGTGTTGTATCGTCTCTGGCTCCTGATTGCAGAGAGGAGGGGAAGTTGCGAAAGGAATGCCATGCCGTTGTAGCCCGTCAGCCGTCCAACATCAGTTCATAGAGATGAGCCACACAAAGAACTTGCA from Lolium rigidum isolate FL_2022 chromosome 4, APGP_CSIRO_Lrig_0.1, whole genome shotgun sequence encodes the following:
- the LOC124649690 gene encoding uncharacterized protein LOC124649690; this encodes MENGEETFASPTAAAAEFDFDFGQPPPLTNGAGTKAAAYDVGEMDALREAKRDLEERLAAARHENGFLSAEAARLEMQVAKARDDIAAAERAAADAEGQAAALRTDVKRLQGLLAAADASDRGADGPGLGGALATAHQEKLALEEEIKALKASAAADKEEDEEEETAAPSANDGLLASHATVAAAAAAGAAATAAIAVLLLHLKR
- the LOC124649691 gene encoding DNA-binding protein DDB_G0278111 produces the protein MADHDPELEAIRQRRMQELMGQRGGANPQNAGQQKAQEEAKQEAEERRQMMLAQILSSEARERLSRIALVKPDKARGVEDVVLRAAQTGGISEKVSEERLISLLEQINTHTSKQTKVTIQRRRSVLDDDD